The uncultured Dysgonomonas sp. genome contains the following window.
CTCTGGCTGATGTGAAAAATAAAATCACAAACTGGGAATCGGAAAAAATCGGAACATACACTATAACCAGACAAGGAGAAACATACAATGCATTTTATGGCTTGGTAGCCGATGGTATAGCCATGCCTACCGATTTTGAATATTATGATGCGGCAAGGGGTAAATATATGAATCCGAAGTTCCCTATTATGTCGGGTGATGCAGGGTTGGTACAACCTGGAGATATAAAGTATAAAGATTTTAATGGAGATGGTGCCATTGATTTGGATAATGACAGAAAAGTTGTCGGAAGCTCTCTCCCTCGTTATACATTTAGCCTGAAAGGTGATATAGAATATAAAGGTATTGATTTCAGCTTCTTGCTTCAGGGAGTGGGTAAAGTAGACGGATATATTTACGGGCCTGCACGCCATGCCTTTACCGATCAGTCGACATATCCTCAGACTTTCCATCAGGATCGTTACCAGGCGTCTAATCCGAATCCGAATGCAAAATACCCTCGTTTCACATATAATCAGAGTTATAACCAACGTTTTTCTACATTCTGGATTGAAGATGCATCGTATCTGAGAATGAAAAATATACAGATTGGTTATACATTGCCGGCAAAGTGGACAAAACATGTGAGAATAGACAAGTGCCGTTTCTATGTGTCGGCAGATAATCTGTTTACAATTTCCGACTATTTCTCTTCCAGCGATCCGGAAACTCCTATTCAGGGTGGAGGTAATTATCCTCAGATAAAAACTTTCGTATTTGGTGTAAATATAAGTCTTCATTAAAAACACATTTGATTATGAAAAAGAATATTACATACATCTTTATATTCGTATTTTCAGCTATACTCTTTTCCTGTAATGATGACTTTCTGGAAAAGGCTCCGTTAGATGAACTTACCGATGCTAATTTTTGGGAATCGGAGCTGCAGGTCAAAAACGCGGCAAATGGCTGTTACTGGACTTTGATAGGAAAAGATATGATGATTAATATCTCGGAAGGGTTGAGTGATAATGCTTTATGGTATACTCTCAGTGGCTGGAGACAGGTAGGTAGCGGATTGTATGGTTCGGATTTTTCTACATTGGACGGTCGTTATAAAGATGCATACAAGCAATTGAGACGCTGTAATTATTTTCTGGCAAATTATAAACGGGCCGAAGGTATTGTAGACTCTAAAAAACTGGAGCAATATGCAGGAGAAGTACGATTCCTGAGGGCGTTTATTTATTATTATCTTACATGTTTCTGGGGCGATGTACCATTTATTACAGAACCGTTACCTCCGGGTGATGACAGATTGTTTGATGCCCGTACTTCCCGCAGTCAAATAGTAGATTTTATGTTGGAAGAGCTGGATGCAGCCGCAAAAACTTTACCGCGGTATATAGAGCCCGCAACTACCAGTTTTGGCCGAATTTCAGGTGCTGCTGCAAAAGCAATGGAATCACGTGTTGCATTGCAAAATGAAAGATGGACTGTAGCAAAAGCAGCTTGCGAAGCTCTTATGCCGGGTGGAGAATATGCTTATCACGAACTATATACAACCGGACGTCCGAATCAGGACTATTTCGACTTGTTTACATTCGAAGGTAGGGCATCCCGTAAAGCCGCTAATAAAGAAGCTATTTTGTCCTATGTCTATAATTTTGATTTGCCATCTCCGACAAGACATAATTTGAGTCGCGAATTACAGGTTCCTGACCAGATTATAAGATTTAATGCAACCAAATCTATGGTAGATAGTTACCTGTGTACCGATGGTTTGCCTATCGAGAAATCAAAACTGTACAAAGGTGATGGAACATATACTCCGGCTTATAGTGCATATGATAGTGTATTCGTTAACAGGGATCCTCGGTTGAAACAGTCTTTTGTTTACCCCGGATACGACAAATGGTACGGGAAAGTAGACGGCAGAGGTACGGCAAATGCTGCCGAAGACGCATCTAAAACAAATATTTTCCGTTCACCTAAGTTCAATAATGACGGTAAAGGAGCTGTGACTTATACAGGTTACTATATTCGTAAATATTGTGAGCCATCGAAGGTTCCTCTTTACAATCAGGATGATAATGATATAGTTTTTATCCGTTACGGAGAAGTGCTTCTTAACTATGCTGAAGCCATGTTCAACTTGAATTCTTTGGATCAGGATGTTATTGATAAAACGATCAATAAATTGAGAGACAGAGTAGGGATGAAGAAAATGATCCTTACAGAATTGCAAAGTAACGGACTGGAT
Protein-coding sequences here:
- a CDS encoding RagB/SusD family nutrient uptake outer membrane protein, producing MKKNITYIFIFVFSAILFSCNDDFLEKAPLDELTDANFWESELQVKNAANGCYWTLIGKDMMINISEGLSDNALWYTLSGWRQVGSGLYGSDFSTLDGRYKDAYKQLRRCNYFLANYKRAEGIVDSKKLEQYAGEVRFLRAFIYYYLTCFWGDVPFITEPLPPGDDRLFDARTSRSQIVDFMLEELDAAAKTLPRYIEPATTSFGRISGAAAKAMESRVALQNERWTVAKAACEALMPGGEYAYHELYTTGRPNQDYFDLFTFEGRASRKAANKEAILSYVYNFDLPSPTRHNLSRELQVPDQIIRFNATKSMVDSYLCTDGLPIEKSKLYKGDGTYTPAYSAYDSVFVNRDPRLKQSFVYPGYDKWYGKVDGRGTANAAEDASKTNIFRSPKFNNDGKGAVTYTGYYIRKYCEPSKVPLYNQDDNDIVFIRYGEVLLNYAEAMFNLNSLDQDVIDKTINKLRDRVGMKKMILTELQSNGLDLKTELQRERRVELFMEGHRWYDLMRWKQGYELGVDKSETPDRQEKGIMKGIRKDYAYDPAVFSATTKFDDKGFLIFDDSRVFSSPKNYLFSLPYRQMELNPNLKPNNPGWE